The Mixophyes fleayi isolate aMixFle1 chromosome 9, aMixFle1.hap1, whole genome shotgun sequence DNA window CTTTTGCAGTACCCCACATCTGTCTTCCTGTTCTAGGCGTGATGTAAAATAGAGGAGATCCACCCTCCTAAGCAGTTTCTCTGGACAATGTTTACTTTCTGCACCGGTTTGGGACAGATAGCATGTTGGACAACTTTAAGGAATTAGATACACTTAGTTATTTTCAGGCGTTCTTTAGTAATACATAACATGATACAGAGTGTCTACTTACTATTTAAGATAGTTAACGTGTACACTTTTTAGGGAAGATTTgcacaaaacaaaccaaaaccatGAACTGCCAAAAGTATTCAGCCTCTCTGTCAGTATGTGAACCTGGATTGACCAGGActgaaaaacatttatataacCCAATATACAGAGACAGTTATCCTTGGTTACAACCCCAATCAAATTGTGCAATGTCAAACATTAAGTGGGGCCTGGCAGATCTGAAAGAGTCAGAACAGGAGCAGATAAGCATGCAGATACATAGAGACGTGGTTAGGAAGAAGAGAGCAAATAGAACCTCGTATCGCAAGTTATGGCTCTATTCTAGACACACCTTGTTAACTGCTTAAATTAGTGTGGAGGGCAGTAATCCAAGTCTTGTGTCTCTTAATTTAAACATGGACTATTTTCACAATGAACTTGAGTTATCAATACTCCAGTCATGCATGTCAACATTGATACAAGTAGGAGctggatataaaaaaaacagttggtTGATTAGGATTTAACaacatgaaacaaacattttcttaaaaggataaaggataattccaccttaAATTAAAAGCTATCGGTGGACACATCTAATATCCTTACCACCAGAGCCCAGGTAAATCATCTCTGTGGAATCAGTTAGGATATTCCACCTACCCCAATTTATCCTTTAATCTGGTTTACCATTTGAGGAGACACCCTAATGAACAGATTAAAAACCGATACAGACAGACGCCTAAGCCAGGACTAAACAAGAAGTCCACTGAAAGAAATGTCTACCAAACCGACCTGCTTTTTATGGCCATGTTTGAGGTCCCTCTGAGTATCTCATTGAACAGTGCATGTTGTACAACACTGATCCTGCTTCTCAGGCAAAGACGCATAGTTCATTTGCCTGACGATCTCCGCAAACAGTTCGTCCACCATTGTCTTGCTCTTGGCAGATGTCTCCATAAAAGGACAGCCCCACTCTTGAGCTAAAGAACGGCCTTCTGTAGACATGACTTCTCGCTCAGACTCGAGGTCAACCTTGTTCCCGACCAAAATAAGGGGGACTTTTTCATATCTCTTGACTCTGACTATTTGGTCCCGCATTGGCTTGATGTCCTAGGTTAAAACAAAGCAGTTAAAAGTGAAAAAGGATTGCTTATACAAATCGATCTTCAAGTATACTGAATTTTGCATACACAGGCTGTTCTGTATTCAACTGCAGATTACATTCTGTAGGCATGGTAGGTTATTTACAGACATCAAACTTGCAAAGTACAGTAACCTACAGTATTCAGATACAGGCTTCCGAGGCCACACTGCACTAACCAAATGGaatggttgttatgggttacTGCACTGCAAATTTCCATGTGTCTTAATAACTAGGACTGCCTCTAATTCAGGATTTACcaacatacaaaacaaaacagaagtttCTTGCTGATGGGAAAACATGACTAAAGCCAACTATGTGTTTGAACAGTTTACATCAGAGTGCTGACCACTGCAGTGCTCACCAATACCGCTTGTAAAAGGTGGCCATACAAGTGGTCATTAATGGCAATTCCTCTTCAAAATATTCCATGAAATGGGTAGGGAGTGAGTGAAAACACCAAAGGCTAGTGCAAAGATGTAAACAGAACTAAGTACATAGTTGAATCATCAATTTTTTTCCCTCCTTGATTTCTTCAGgttatttataattctgcagtttCCAGTGTCCCGTGACAACCATGATTATATGGCACAAAATGTAGTGAGCAGGTGCACTTTGGAAcatccctctgagctctgtctgcactgtaagAACTTCCCCTTCCCACGACTACCTCTGATTTTATATGATATGCAAAGAGCGAGTGTGACTGGCAGCCAGATTCTGAATAGGAGGCGATTTGTACAAGGATGGCTCAGAAAAAGGATTGTCAGATGCATACTTAAAAGGGTACTAAACTTGCTATTTAAAAGGGTGAGGTGGGGGTAGAACACAACTGTGGGATTGCTGATTACTAATATATACGAAAGGCTGTCTTGTTAAGCTGAAACTACATTAAACTGGAGTGTTTAAATATGTCCACAATTTTCCTTTTCACGCATCCGCAGCAGATTATTAAACTTTGTTTCCGTAATGCCAGTCAAACGAttcagcgatgtacagagaatatgtaatcattcacatcagtccctaccccaatggagcttacattctTAATTCTCAATCATACAGGAGGCCCATTttgacagaagccaattaacctaccagtatgttttggactgcATAGGAGGAAACCCGCACTAACACAGGGacaacatactaactccacacagatgcagAGCCTTGGTTGGAATTGAAGAAATGACCCAAGCGCAGCAAGATCCCAGACAACCCCCTCACAAAGCCAGGCCAACAGGTCATTGTATTGTTCGATCGCTATAACACAATTAAGCTTGAAAGAAGGGTTATGGGAGCAGAAATGGAATTGAGGGATAGAATGGCTTTGTATGAGCGATTTCCTCTGCTAGAAGTCTGTGTTGCACCTTTTACAAGACTACATAGAGTAttacaacattttatataatcatttaatgtaaacattgcacaaacacacaaatgtaaaGAGTGTTCGAGCACCTTTAATTATTCTGTGACGGGATTATAATGTGTGTTAATTCTACTAAGTGCATTGTTTTAGTGGAGGTTAATGATACAAAAACAGATCTTTTCTGTATGAGCCGCTTGTAATTGATCTGTTTTCTTCTGACGGAATTAGGTAAGAGATGAGCTTAACAGGCATTAGAGCCAAACCTAGGACATTAATGGAATGAAAGGTTTACAAGACTGTCCcacaaaaacaaagaaatcaGCACTGGCTGATTAGCATTTACCAGCAGTGAAACACAGGGTATTATTACCATTCTGGTTTTGTACTCTGCATTACAATGCCTCTGGAGCAGAAATGTATGAAGGGGATATTCCTGAATTTACTACAGTTGCTGAACTGTTCATTTTCGGTATCTGGATCACTGACATATCCTGCAAAATAGGAAATCACTGATCTAGGTGAAACACTGTGGGTCTATATGGACAGGCCAACAAAGTAATAAAAGGGCCCAAGTTCTGTATTCACAAGTTCTCTTACTGCTCAGACGTCCATGTTCCAGGATGTTTCTCATAGGAACAAAACCTAGTACCACGGAACCTACCAAGATGCAGGATTTAGAACAGTAAAATTTACTTCTTCACAGACTTGTCTATTCTCCTGCTGTAATGTTCTAGCAACACAGCAGTATGTAGTCCATGAGTTACAATATTCTTAAAATGTAACTAGAGAACTTGTTGCATACTGAAGAAAACAGAACAAAGCTATGCTGTTCCGAACTCTACTCTAGCTACATTATAAAACCTCTCCCCACGACATCCAGGAACTACTGCCTAAAGAGGGATAATTGAAACCGCGAAACGTTCCTGGCCCTGATTTCTAATTGGCAGCCTCCAAGGTGAGCGATCCTGTGGTTGTAAATCTGAGCACACAGATGACATACAATCAGCAAAGCAGAGGGCACAGATATCATTAGCATCCATGCCAGCCAATCAAACAACCCACTAGGAGTAGTGAGAGTTTCCCTAGAATTAAACTGGGTTCAGTGATTAGGAATGTTTTATGTACTGCCTATTCAAACAATGTGAACAGTCAAAAACCGAGGTtaagaaagacaaaataaatgctgtaGCAAAGAGCCAAGTATGTACTTGTAATTTACAACtgcaaatttaaattaaattacacttaCAGCCTACTTGAAGGATGGAGGGCAGTACATGCAGCcttagagcagtgatgggtaaCGACCTACTTCAAAGCATACAGAACTCTGCATTAACTGATCAGCAGGTTAGCTTCCAGCAAGCAGAGGCAGAGTCTGTAGTTGTGAAGTACTTAGTTGTTAGAGTCTTAAAGAAGTGGTTCCATTATTTTggatttagttccactttaagtaAGGGTTTtaaactagaaagtaaaataaacttTACTCAGAATAAGGAGAAGCATGCAGTCATCATGTGAGCACAGTTCTGTCTTATTAGGATGTTGCACAACATTGGTTTTAGTAGTGTAAAGGGATTCATATGAAACCACAAGGTAGTCAGTGTTAAACCATCTTCAAGGCTTTAGTATAATGCATTAATATTTGTATATTCTTTGGCCATACAGCTAGTAAAGAGTAAATATTGGGGGACACAAAGCCACTACATCTAAAATGTAAAACACCACTATATAAGAGAGCAACTGGCAAACTTCACTGATATATATCTATTATACACACACAAGAATGGGACTGGGTGAAGCCTTTTCCAATATATGTAGGTCTTCCTGTCTTTAGGCCTCCGGAAAGCCTCAAACGGCCAATAGcagtacaatatacaatatacataagaTCATATAGAATGTTATACATAACAGAGATGGTTTGTACCAATGACCagaatactatttacatttttgaGCTATGTTGGCTTCACTGTGAATAACTTTTCAATTTCAAAGTCCAACTAACCTAATTTTATACTATGCTTCTTGATGAGGATTTATTTGGGAGAATATTGtcttaaggtttttttttgtttgttttgttttttaactctaTGGACCTTTAAAATGGGAAttgctgttttgtttgtttttaaaccagGGTAGACCTGGTAGAGTCAGAACTGAGTGATCCAGGACAAGACCTCCCCAGGtgtagtgtaaatatatatatatatatatatatatatatatatatatatatatatatacacacatacacatacatacatacatacatacacacacacagaaagggtTAAAAGGAAAGCGTGATTCGTGCCACTATATTAAGGCACACATGTATACCACTTTTAATACACTTATGAGGTTCCTATGTAATCATGGGATAAAGATGCAATCAATATGGTTCCTGATCCTACTACTCGAACTCCCTGCCTGACATTGACGATGTGGGTCCAGGCTTACAGCAAGTGTTCGCCATTTTAAAGGGTCATCTACATACGGCACCAAGCAATAGAGCTCAGACTCGCCAGCTGTAGGAAAGAATCTGTTTTGTCCAATCAGTGACATCTGTGAATGTTACAAGATACCTTTTCACATTGGATCAATTTGTACTTTATTCCAAGTGAAATCTCAATATCAGGGTGACGCATACATGCATTTCTTTGACATAAACTACTTGCACTAAACTACCAGTCTGCTGCATTATAAACCATTGCATTGACTGGTTTGGTAAAATCAGAGTCTTGCAGTTAAGAGTTCCTTTATTTAGCCCCCATTTCCTAAGGTcctgtaaaaaaaataccaagAATCTTaaaagcacggtggctaagtggttagcacttctgcctcacagcgctggggtcatgagttcaattcccaaccatggccttatcggtgtggagtttatatgttctccccgtgtttgcgtgggtttcctcctggtgctccggtttcctcccacactccaaaaacatactagtaggtcaattagctgctatcaaaattgaccctagtctctctgtgtgtgcgttagggaatttagagtgtaatctccaatggggcagggactgatgtgagtgagctctttgtacagcgctgcagaatcagtggtgctaaataaatggtgatgatgatattttaggctacaaattacattttactttacCATCAATTTACCACCTTAAAAAACACActcagaggaaaaaaaataaaatggaataccGAGAATTAAGAAGCCTGTTCAACAGTCAAAGAATCATATAATGGTACCACCCCAAAAAGTAAGGCTCCATTGTTTACCTTGCACTTGAAGGTGACTTGTTTTATGGAACATCTGGACAAGTCTTAATGTTGCCAATAAATACATTCTAATAACATTGTTGAAGCCTCCTGGCAACATACACGAGTTTAGTATTAttatacacacagtacatactCACCTGGAATGACTGCTGATTTACCAGGCTATACACCAAGATGAAGCCCTGTCCATTCTTAATGTACAAATCCCTCATGGAGGCAAACTGTTCTGTGCCTGCTGTGTCCAGGATCTCCAGCACAGACGGTGAAGAGTCCACCTCAATCTCCTTCCGGTAGAAATCCTCAATGGTGGGGTCATACTTCTCAATGAAGGTGCCCGTAACAAACTGTACAGTCAGGGCCGATTTCCCAACCCCTCCACTGCCCAACACCACCACTTTGTATTCCCTCATGGACCCAGAGAGTCAGACCGCACATGCACTGCTACACAACAGGGTTAGGAGAGCGTTAGTGTGCTGGATGGAGATTCAACGTGGTCATATCCTCATTCAATATGAAATATTCCTGTGGAGGTAGATTTGGTGGCACAGGAAGAGATGTGCCAAGCGGTTGTGTCCAGGCAATGTAGTACAAGAACTGCAACGCCTTCAGGGCTTCTCCAGATTCCTACTGCCCcttaatacaaacacaaataaaaaaaataattattgttacCCAATCACACATGATAGAAAGACTGATGTATTAACTGGTATACTACTGCTATGTGTTTATGCACCAGTTGCTTTCCCACAGGTGAGGCAGAAGTTATACGAAATGTCACAATGGTTTTAAAGAGTAGCTAAATACACTATTTGACATCAACATGTGAAAAAAGCTGTGTATCACCAAGACAAATAATATGCATGACATTACTGCAGTGTTTATACTTCTCTAAATATGTCCAATCCCACTCTATTTTACTAAGGAGGGATAAGCTTCTCTAGCTAAACAAGCAGTTTGTAGAATGACGGACAGCTAGGCAGAAATGCTTTGCCGAAATGAATAGTGTGGATTGGTCGATTCATTAACAGCAGCAGCGGTGTCACAGCAAACCAGTCTCAGCCTTTTGACCTATCATATCCCACCAGTACAGGTCTAAAAATGTTGGAGGAATCAAAGTTATCTAAAAGAGTGGGGTGAAATACTTTACTTTCTAACAGAGCTATAGTGGAAAATCAGGTTAACCATGCTAatcatatttttttcaatttttttttttaatgtgcacttCAACCCATTTCTTGTACTTCAggattatttgtaaaatatatataattttaggaTAGTCCCTTATAttcagaacaaaataaaaacagaattaaaattGTGACAATGTATTTGCTGCCTtcaatgtggaaaaaaaatttttGTGAGCCGAACAAATATCCACAAGAATTCAACCTAAAAATTCCCCAGGAACCAGCGAGTGTAATGTTACAGAAGCAATTAAAACTCTGATTTTAAACACACTGCTTAATTGCCAAGCTCTGATGCATATTAAGAAATGGATATTTGGAATTAGCGATTGTAGTGTAATTAAGAGTCTACGGGGCAGACAGTCACGCTGTTTCTCAGAACATCACGGCTTCGcacttttaccgttactacggaaAAATGAGCAGATCTCTAAAAATATTTGCCACAAAATGTCTTCAGAATGGACATGAGACAATTCACgactaattgaattcctccctacaTGTCTTGTGTGATACAGTCTCCTAGTAAAAAATTTCATAAATATTGATTTATCTCACACAATGGTGGCCAACACGGTATGTAATATTATGGTCTATTGGCATAAACGCACCAAGTCTACCAAAGCGGTTAGCACAGTACTTTAGGTATCACAGTGAAATCACAAGATCCATAAATAAAATACCTGCAGCACTTTTAATTAGTGGCAATAGTTATCTCTTATTTTGGAACACATTCACAAGCACATAGggggaaattatttttacccaacaaaccaatgttaaaatattgtaataaaataaactatgatCCTGAGCAAATGTGTGTacattataaaaacataaaaaagaacaATTAAAATATTGGCTAATGATTTCAAGATCAACAAAAATGTAGTTCACATATCATCCCTAGTTCAAAAATTCAATTGCTTTCATAAAGACATGTTTACATAAACCCTTCCTACCGTTGGTAGGGTATTTCTGCAACTGAGTTGGCACTGCTAACACAGCCCATGGACTTGGTTTACTCTTGGCTGTAGAATCTTGTGTGGAGAGCCAGGAGTCTGAAGCCACATAAAGTTGGTATAATATGGCGCTTAGAGACTTAGCAGATACCTATCTGCATGTGTGAGTTTGTATAAATGGAATGTGTAATTAGTGTACATGTCTTGGGAGGCATATGTACAAGTGTAGTATGTATTTTGATTGGGTATAGTGGTTTTAAGGAGTGGCGTTTCTACTTTGAAGAAAACCTCATTTAGTAGGTAAGATAGCATCAATATAAGGTAAGAAAACATTCTTCAGCAACTCTGTTTACTAAATGTAGATttgcatatatgtttttatattgttgaCAATGCTGCGGTCATTTCAGATACAGTTCTGGCTCACAACAATCAAAAATCTGTTAAGAAAAGCTTCACCATAACTCATGTTTATGAAGCAAAGTGTATACGCAAAAATATAGATGCAACAAATGTAAATAAGGTGAAATGACACTCTCACGTATCCCAAAATAATATGCTTTATGGTGGGCTGAATTTTAGACCAGTAAataggcaagaaaaaaaaaaagtgcttttctGATTATACAGAATTAAAGTATCACAGGAGGAAAACAGTTAAGCAATTATGCTTCCGATCTATAACACAAAACACCTGTAA harbors:
- the RAP2C gene encoding ras-related protein Rap-2c — protein: MREYKVVVLGSGGVGKSALTVQFVTGTFIEKYDPTIEDFYRKEIEVDSSPSVLEILDTAGTEQFASMRDLYIKNGQGFILVYSLVNQQSFQDIKPMRDQIVRVKRYEKVPLILVGNKVDLESEREVMSTEGRSLAQEWGCPFMETSAKSKTMVDELFAEIVRQMNYASLPEKQDQCCTTCTVQ